The window GATTTTTATTTAAGCTTGCTTCCGGCCAATGCTTTGGCAATTCTATCCAATCCTTTTTTAAGATTATCGAGAGAGGTTGCATAAGAAATACGCAGAAATTCATCCGCACCGAAACCATCTCCCGGCACAACCGCCACTTGCGCATTTTCCAAAAGATGATCCGCCAGTTGCATGCTGGTACTGATTGTTTTGTTCCCCAGTTTTTTACCCAGTAACCCGCCGATATTCGGAAAAACATAAAAAGCCCCTTGCGGCATTTCACAAGTAACACCGGGAATCGCATTTAATTTCCCGACCACAAATTCCCGTCTTTCTTCAAAAGACTTCTTCATTTCGCCAAATGCCGACATGGGTTTAGTCAATGCAGCCAGTGCGGCTTTCATGGAAATACTCGCAGGGTTGGAGGTGGAGTGACTTTGCAGCTTGGCAATCGTGGCAATCACCTCTTCAGGTGCCGCGATATAACCAATCCGCCAACCTGTCATCGAAAAAGCCTTAGAGACGCCATTGACCACAATTGTCCAGTCTTTGGCTTTTGGCAGGACGGCTGCCGGCGATACATGTTTTTCATTGTCATAAATCAAGTGCTCATAAATTTCATCTGAAAGCACAATGATTTTTTTAACAATCGCCACACGCATAATATCTTTGAGTTCTTCCTCGTTATAAACCGCGCCGGTAGGATTACTCGGCGAATTAAGAATCAGCATTTTTGTTTTGGGTTTAATGCGGCGGCGCAACGTAGCTGCCGTAATTTTAAAACCGTTTTTTTCCGTTGTTTTCATAACAACCGGCTTGGCGCCGGCAAGTTTCACCGCTTCAGGATAGCTGACCCAATACGGCGCCGGAATAATCACTTCATCGCCGGGATCCAGGACAGCCTGGCAAATATTATAAATCGAATGCTTGGCACCGCAATTAATAACCACTTGTTTCACGGAATAATCCAACCCATTCTCACGGCTTAATTTTTCGCAAACCGCTTCTTTTAATTCCATCGAACCGGAAGCTGGAGTATATTTTGTAT of the bacterium genome contains:
- a CDS encoding pyridoxal phosphate-dependent aminotransferase, yielding MQIAKRMKRVSPSPTLAIDSKAKQLKASGMDIINFGAGEPDFDTPDYIKKAGIEAIQAGYTKYTPASGSMELKEAVCEKLSRENGLDYSVKQVVINCGAKHSIYNICQAVLDPGDEVIIPAPYWVSYPEAVKLAGAKPVVMKTTEKNGFKITAATLRRRIKPKTKMLILNSPSNPTGAVYNEEELKDIMRVAIVKKIIVLSDEIYEHLIYDNEKHVSPAAVLPKAKDWTIVVNGVSKAFSMTGWRIGYIAAPEEVIATIAKLQSHSTSNPASISMKAALAALTKPMSAFGEMKKSFEERREFVVGKLNAIPGVTCEMPQGAFYVFPNIGGLLGKKLGNKTISTSMQLADHLLENAQVAVVPGDGFGADEFLRISYATSLDNLKKGLDRIAKALAGSKLK